The genomic region TCTCGGTGACCGAGTACAGGGACGCCGGGTACCTCGCCGAAGCGGTCGTCAACTACCTCGTAAGGCTCGGCTGGAGCCACGGCGACCAGGAGATATTTTCGAGAGATGAGCTTATCGAGAAGTTCGATATCGCAAACGTCGGGAAATCTGCGGGGATATTTAATTTCGAGAAGATGGAGTGGCTGAACTCCCACTACATAAAAACCGCCGACCCCAAAAAGCTCGCGGGGGAGCTGACCCCCTTCATAGAAAAGACCGGCTACAAGATCGATGATATTACATGGCTGGCGTCCGCCGTAGAGACCCTCCAGGAGCGGGCTAAGACGCTCGTTGAGATGGCGGCCATGAGCGAGTTCTACCTCAATGACAACATCGAGTACGAAGAGACGGCGGCCAAAAAGTTCTTAACCGTGGAAGTAGTTGAGCCGTTCAGGCTCTTGACGGGGAGGCTCGACTCCCTGGTGGATTGGAACACAGACAACATCGAGGGCGTCTTCACGAAGCTCTTAGAGGAAACCGGGCTGAAGCTAGGGAAGGTCGCCCAGCCGGTCAGGGTCGCGCTCACCGGAGGCACGGTCAGCCCCGGCATCTACGAGATAATTTACGTCATCGGAAAAGAGCGCGTCGTAAAGCGGATTAATAGGGCGGTCGACTATATCGAGGGACAGTATGGCGAGGGGAGGTAGGGGATCGTGATTGAGGAGGCATATCATCAATTTATGGGCCGGTAAAGTGAAAGACGATCTATTAAAACCATTTGATGACATTAGAAAACATGGACGATATAACTGTCTTTCCCCTCTGATCTAAATCCCTTGCCGAAACAGAGTCTTTAATGTTATAATACGCCAAAAATAATTCGCCCAAAAATAGTTGGATATATAACCAATGAAGCCGACCCTGCCAAGAAACACGATAATCTGCGGTGACTGCGAGGAAGTCCTTCGCTCCTTTCCCGACAACAGCGTCGATCTGATCGTCACCTCGCCCCCCTACGCCGACAGCAGGAGGAACACCTACGGGGGCGTTCATCCCGACAGATATGTGGAATGGTTTCTGCCCAAGTCGGAGGATTTCCTAAGGGTGCTGACCGAAACGGGGACCTTCATCTTGAATATCAAGGAGCGTGTCGCAAACGGCGAACGGCACACCTACGTGATCGAGCTCATCCTCAAGATGAGGAAGCAGGGATGGCTCTGGACGGAGGAATACATCTGGCACAAGAAGAACTGTTTCCCCGGCAAATGGCCCAACCGCTTCAGGGACGCCTGGGAGAGACTTCTCCAGTTCAACAAAAATAAGCAGTTCAAGATGTTTCAGGAAGAGGTCATGGTCCCCATGGGGGATTGGGCGAAGACGAGACTGAACAATCTTAGCGAGACGGACAAAACAAGGGATGAATCAAAGGTGGAAAGCGGCTTCGGGAAGAACATCTCCAATTGGGTCGGGAGGGAGATGGCCTATCCCACAAACGTCCTCCACCTCGCCACCGAGTGCGCCAACAGAAGCCACAGCGCAACCTTCCCTTACGCCCTTCCCGAATGGTTTATCAAGCTGTTCACTGAAGTGGGCGACGTCGTATTGGACCCGTTTCTGGGCTCCGGCTCCACGGCGGTCGCCGCAAAGAGGCTGGGGAGATCATACATAGGGATCGATATCGACGAGGAGTACTGCAGGCTGGCTTAGGAGGAGCTGGGCAAAAATGAATTGAAGCAGAGCAGACTGCTATGAAAAAATTTTCTCTGGAAAAGGTTAATGAATTTGTTAACGATAATATTGTTATATTCCACAACAACAAAATCAAATCGCTACAATCTTTAAACTTAAAAAGCATATTGAGGAAGAAAAATCCCTACCTGTTTAAAGCGAAGAATATCGGAATCGCTTCCGAACTTATAAAAAGCACTCTTGATGCCTTTCTATCCTCCTCCGAAGAAAAGCTTTTCGGTGACTTCCTTGAGGAACTTGCTATTTTCATTGCAGGTGAAACCTGCGATGGTCAGAAGTCAGCCGCCACCGGTGTGGACTTGGAGTTTTTCAATAATGATATTCATCATCTCGTCTCCATAAAGTCTGGGTCCAATTGGGGAAACAGCTCACAACATCGGAAACAGGATGAAGATTTTAGAAAAGCTTTACAAGTTCTGAAGCAATCAAAACAAAAATAAATACTCAAGCCGTTCTCGGTATATGCTACGGACGAGTAAAAACAAGTTTCGTAAGGAGTTATATGAAGGTTGTCGGCCAGAATTTCTGGTATTTAATAAGCGAAAACCAGAACCTATATACGGATATTGTAGAGCCACTGGGTTACAGGGCAAAGCAATATAACGATGACTTTGTTAAGCAAAAGGATAGGGTTTTAAATATATTCACTGAGGAGTTTATCAAGGATTTTTGTGATAACGGCGAGATCAACTGGAAAAAACTCGTCGAGTTCAACAGCGGAAATCTCGACCTGACGTGATTTTATAATTCTTCTCCCCCCCCTCCTCCTCACAGCACATAAAAAACCACCAGATACGTAGCCAAAGCAAAGCCCAAGACAACGGCCACGGGCTTTACTATCTCCCTGTAGACCGCCCCCAGGTCCGCCTTGAAGTACTCCGCCGTAAGGACGAGGCACATGTGCACGGGAGACAACATCACACCGGCGTAACCCCCGGCGTAGGCCAGCATAAAGGCGACCATCCCATAATCCCCCGTCGTGAAAAAGGGAAGGAGGATCGGAAAGGTGATCCCCACATACGCCATCGTGAGGCCGGTGGAGACCCCGATGATGAAGGGGAGGATGATAAGGACGAGGTATACCGGGATGCCGAATGTGTTTAGGTCTGATGAGATGTCCTGAACCGCGCCTGTGGCCTCCAATATCCCCTTGAAGATCAAAATCCCGATCACGATCAGGACGAACTTAATAGAGAAGTTCGCCTTGACTATCTCCCATATATCCTTCGGCCCGATACGGTAGAGGATGGCCGAGAAGGTAAAGACCACCGCGAGGCTT from Candidatus Zymogenus saltonus harbors:
- a CDS encoding site-specific DNA-methyltransferase; this encodes MKPTLPRNTIICGDCEEVLRSFPDNSVDLIVTSPPYADSRRNTYGGVHPDRYVEWFLPKSEDFLRVLTETGTFILNIKERVANGERHTYVIELILKMRKQGWLWTEEYIWHKKNCFPGKWPNRFRDAWERLLQFNKNKQFKMFQEEVMVPMGDWAKTRLNNLSETDKTRDESKVESGFGKNISNWVGREMAYPTNVLHLATECANRSHSATFPYALPEWFIKLFTEVGDVVLDPFLGSGSTAVAAKRLGRSYIGIDIDEEYCRLA